Proteins found in one Plasmodium coatneyi strain Hackeri chromosome 10, complete sequence genomic segment:
- a CDS encoding SICA antigen produces the protein MKKYFGKLGKGRKRYRRAYQLRGPSLEQQIVDHVDNQDDGPHEYYLVKEPKPRSTPIKRRKKRGLGRPRAGRRRVRRRMIIDIHLEVLDECQKGDLHSTKEDFFEILVQEFMGSKFIKEENVPKEHVSMVDVPME, from the coding sequence tattTTGGTAAGCTTGGTAAGGGAAGAAAGCGTTACAGAAGGGCTTATCAATTACGTggtccctccttagaacagcagattgttgaccatgtggacAACCAAGatgatggtccacatgaatattatttagtaaaggaaccaaaacctcgttctacgcctataaaaaggaggaaaaaacggggcCTTGGTCGTCCTCGTGCCGGTCGTCGTcgtgtacgtcgccgcatgattattgatattcatttagaagtcttagacgaatgtcaaaaaggggacctgcattcgacgaaggaagacttttttgaaattttggttcaagaatttatgggaagcaaattcataaaagaagaaaatgttcctaaggaacatgtttctatggttgatgttcctatggaatag
- a CDS encoding SICA antigen, whose protein sequence is MSNIVHTKVHPLPSILPMVMITVLNLKLFLLLVLYQIQELFQGQELPQGKMAMGQHEQQQSNHHQQLEYFGMLRKTRKRYRRAREVRGPLPSEQQIVDHVDEHLGPREYILVKERKPRSTSIKRRKKQGVGKRAVRRRGGRRRIIIDIHLEVLDECQRGDTQLVQEDFFEILVQEFMGSEFIKEKNIPKEEIPSSDSGFYGGRLCS, encoded by the exons ATGTCTAATATAGTGCACACGAAGGTGCACCCACTACCCTCG ATACTACCCATGGTAATGATCACAGTGTTGAACCTGAAACTGTTCCTGCTCCTGGTCCTTTACCAGATACAGGAACTGTTCCAGGGACAGGAGTTGCCCCAGGGCAAGATGGCCATGGGACAACACGAACAGCAGCAGTCCAACCACCACCAGCAGTTAGAA tactttggaatgcttcgtaagacaagaaaacgttacagaagagctcgTGAAGTACGTGGTCCACTTCCCTcagaacagcagattgttgaccatgtggatGAGCACCTtggtccacgtgaatataTCTTAGTAAAGGAgcgcaaacctcgttctacgtctataaaaagaaggaaaaaacagggCGTTGGTAAACGTGCCGTTCGTCGCCGCGGTGGTCGTCGCCGCAtaattattgatattcatttagaagtcttagacgaatgtcaaagggGGGACACGCAACTGGTccaggaagacttttttgaaattttggttcaagaatttatgggaagcgaatttataaaagaaaaaaatattcctaaggaagagattccaagttcagattcggGGTTTTACGGAGGAAggctttgttcctaa